The proteins below come from a single Mycosarcoma maydis chromosome 19, whole genome shotgun sequence genomic window:
- a CDS encoding uncharacterized protein (related to DOA1 - involved in ubiquitin-dependent proteolysis) gives MSIENVTTATGAHYASLTASDHLQSSGGFALTHVLRGHTSDVRSVATTFDHLSQREALLSGSRDQSATYWSRASTSDSSSFEKGTTFHGNRFCNAVEFVAPAPSLGLPRGHILMGSLDSQIRCFDPLRSDKPLQVLSDHWDNISVLKAYRYQDGQGVESNALPLFISASWDKTARVWMWDPAEARWSARYVLRDHDEAVWGVQIVQPPSSTASKAEAEISQQGRYLTSSADLFIRLFHGEQLHAVYAGHTDVVRSLQMLPLLPLTPVADAKNVSTTSAKPAYYPNEQLFASTSNDGTVRVWSLDSRRSRTPGNGGEALRLLKGHTSLVYDLSAYIEHDSAHPRLVSSGEDGTFRVWDWVSGELLQTIAVPVISVWTIAVLPRSQHVVVGCSDGLVRIYSRHPPCTSLENSDFAGTPLSASEAAIEAQKAHDVQEHHKLAIQATTSVSSSDEPQDDTEGEFWKGQRYDFVLRIDVSDDLEPLPLPINRVDDRSQVVSDFVALHQLPESYTDKILGFVSLVLG, from the exons CTGACACACGTGTTACGAGGTCATACATCTGAT GTCCGTTCGGTAGCGACCACATTCGACCACCTCTCCCAACGCGAAGCGCTGCTGTCCGGTTCACGAGACCAATCCGCTACTTACTGGTCGCGAGCATCCACTTCCgactcgtcgagcttcgaaAAGGGCACCACTTTCCACGGGAACCGTTTTTGCAATGCGGTCGAATTTGTGGCCCCTGCACCCTCGCTTGGGTTGCCCAGAGGGCATATACTGATGGGCAGTCTTGATTCTCAGATCCGCTGCTTTGATCCTCTTCGCTCCGATAAGCCGCTCCAAGTCCTGTCAGATCACTGGGACAACATCTCTGTCTTGAAGGCCTATAGATACCAAGATGGACAAGGAGTAGAGAGCAACGCGCTACCGCTCTTCATCTCAGCAAGCTGGGATAAGACGGCAAGAGTGTGGATGTGGGATCCTGCAGAGGCTAGGTGGAGCGCAAGATACGTGCTGCGCGACCATGACGAGGCGGTCTGGGGGGTACAGATTGTGCAGCCTCCCTCGTCGACTGCGTCCaaagcagaggcagagatTTCACAACAAGGCAGATATCTCACTTCTTCGGCCGACCTTTTCATCCGGCTCTTCcatggcgagcagcttcatGCTGTATACGCCGGTCATACAGACGTTGTGCGCTCTCTGCAAATGCTGCCTCTCCTGCCTTTGACGCCGGTTGCTGATGCTAAAAACGTCAGTACGACGAGCGCAAAACCAGCCTACTATCCAAATGAGCAGCTTTTTGCTTCGACGTCCAACGATGGCACCGTCCGTGTCTGGTCTCTCGACTCTCGCCGAAGCCGTACACCTGGCAACGGTGGCGAAGCACTGCGCCTGCTCAAAGGACATACCAGCTTAGTATACGACCTATCAGCCTACATCGAGCATGATTCGGCTCATCCGAGACTTGTCAGCAGCGGCGAAGATGGCACTTTCCGCGTCTGGGACTGGGTCTCGGGCGAGCTACTCCAGACGATAGCTGTGCCCGTGATATCGGTTTGGACCATCGCAGTTCTGCCGCGATCGCAACATGTCGTAGTTGGCTGCAGCGATGGCCTGGTTCGTATCTATTCGCGACATCCGCCTTGCACATCACTCGAAAACAGCGACTTTGCGGGTACACCGCTatcggcgagcgaggcagcGATCGAAGCACAGAAAGCGCACGACGTCCAGGAACACCACAAGCTTGCTATCCAAGCAACGACGTCCGTGTCCAGCTCGGACGAGCCGCAGGACGATACCGAAGGTGAATTCTGGAAAGGCCAGCGATACGACTTTGTGCTTCGCATCGACGTATCGGACGATCTCGAACCTCTACCATTGCCCATTAATCGGGTTGATGACCGAAGCCAGGTCGTTTCGGACTTTGTTGCTCTTCATCAGCTTCCCGAGTCGTACACAGACAAGATCCTGGGCTTCGTCAgtctcgtcctcggctgA